The sequence TGAACTTGCCCAACTTGTTACTAAAATTAAAGAAAAAAATCTAAAGATAAAATGCTGTTATGTTACAGATCAAGATGTAGATTATTCAGATGATTTGGTAGAAATCATTGATCAAAAAGTAATAATTCAAAAATTATGGGATAGAATAAAAAAACCAGCAGCAGGAAAAAAATCATCAATTAAATTAGAAAGGATGTTAAGACACGAAAACACCATACTAGGAATTTTAAAGCTACGTGAATTGACAGAATTTGTAAGTAAGAATAGAGATTATGTCTTTGAATCCAACATTAGACAATGGATGCAATTTAAAACTACAGTTAACAAAGGGTTAAGAGAAACATTGCAAAGTAATCCAGGCAAATTTTTCTTTTACAACAATGGAATAACTATTGTAGTTAGTGATTTTTCAGAATTAGGAGAAAATTTGATTGAACTACATGCACCCCAAATTGTTAACGGAGCACAAACATCAAATTCCATCCTTGATCATTCTAAGAGAACAAAAAATATGGATGGTTCAATGACTGTTACAATAATCAAAGCAGACGATGAACAAGAACAAAATAACATTACAAAGTATAGAAATTCCCAAAACTCAGTTAGAGGAAAAGATTTAGTTTCATTAATGGATTTTCATAAATCAGTTAAATCGCAGTTGAAAAGTTGTGGTTATTTTTATGAAATTCAAGCAGGTTCTTTTGATACTAAAACAAAATCAAAACAATGTGAATATGTGGGAGACGCAATATACAATAGTTATCTTCCAGATAATCATAAGAAAGTTATTGTTGCAAAAGATGCAATTCAATCTTTAGTTGCAGGAATTGAACAAAGACCTACAGAAGCATATAGTTCACCAGCGCAATTTCTTCCAAGAGGAAGTAAGTATGATGATATATTCAATG comes from Nitrosopumilus oxyclinae and encodes:
- a CDS encoding AIPR family protein, translating into MAQNGNGLLEYIPGSHTLLVQKNSSPPLEGFAENIQESIHEYAENSKSEVEKGNNFLQWILTRVFEATEDDAADAIVDGANDLGIDAYLPVDFSDNTIRLFQSKYGTSHSLEAIAKFKEDAKRLLAKDVVNMRPELAQLVTKIKEKNLKIKCCYVTDQDVDYSDDLVEIIDQKVIIQKLWDRIKKPAAGKKSSIKLERMLRHENTILGILKLRELTEFVSKNRDYVFESNIRQWMQFKTTVNKGLRETLQSNPGKFFFYNNGITIVVSDFSELGENLIELHAPQIVNGAQTSNSILDHSKRTKNMDGSMTVTIIKADDEQEQNNITKYRNSQNSVRGKDLVSLMDFHKSVKSQLKSCGYFYEIQAGSFDTKTKSKQCEYVGDAIYNSYLPDNHKKVIVAKDAIQSLVAGIEQRPTEAYSSPAQFLPRGSKYDDIFNDNLKDDYRILLYPYLVKEYAKKSLKYGKQGGHKTKRYATLFFVAVYFRILHKKILESNGDFKGDIRKLEPIFRSFKLNSRILKITDVVVTKFLEDTVVDDEIELANTKHNFFSQHVWNDAMLRVIDKKIRQGEDEILALKKLTTSLF